A single Curtobacterium sp. MCSS17_015 DNA region contains:
- a CDS encoding LCP family protein: MAAGSLTAVAVVLAVVVSTFIGGLAQRYDAGHTVLDDTFPTGDRPADADDAVDVLLIGSDSRAHLDPEHDGTIGGRSDTLMLAHIAGDRRHVSLMSILRDSWVDVPGHGRAKINAAYSWGGVPLTVQTVEQLLDVRIDHVAEIDFAGFAGMTDALGGVTVRSPEAFDARGHHFAAGPNELDGAEALTFVRERYAFADADHTRVRNQQAFIRGLLEKVLSQGTLTDPGALQQFVTSTSEYLSVDPGLTFGAVVDLGWSLRSVRPQDLETFTLPTAGGGTSPDGQDYVEVDRGELTALTIALRSDDVDGWLAHHRTGAVSARG, encoded by the coding sequence GTGGCCGCCGGGTCGCTCACCGCCGTCGCGGTGGTCCTCGCCGTGGTCGTGAGCACCTTCATCGGCGGACTCGCGCAGCGGTACGACGCCGGGCACACCGTGCTGGACGACACCTTCCCGACCGGCGACCGACCGGCGGACGCCGACGACGCGGTCGACGTCCTGCTCATCGGGTCGGACTCGCGCGCACACCTCGACCCCGAGCACGACGGGACGATCGGCGGCCGCTCGGACACGCTGATGCTCGCGCACATCGCGGGCGACCGGCGGCACGTCTCCCTCATGTCGATCCTGCGCGACTCGTGGGTCGACGTCCCGGGCCACGGCAGGGCGAAGATCAACGCGGCGTACTCGTGGGGAGGTGTGCCGTTGACCGTACAGACCGTGGAGCAGCTGCTCGACGTCCGGATCGACCACGTGGCCGAGATCGACTTCGCCGGGTTCGCCGGCATGACCGACGCCCTCGGTGGTGTCACCGTCCGGTCCCCGGAGGCCTTCGACGCTCGCGGACACCACTTCGCGGCGGGGCCGAACGAGCTCGACGGAGCGGAAGCGCTCACCTTCGTGCGCGAGCGGTACGCCTTCGCCGACGCCGACCACACGCGGGTCCGGAACCAGCAGGCCTTCATCCGCGGACTCCTCGAGAAGGTGCTCTCGCAGGGCACCCTGACCGACCCGGGGGCCCTGCAGCAGTTCGTGACCTCGACGAGCGAGTACCTCTCCGTCGATCCCGGTCTCACCTTCGGGGCCGTCGTCGACCTCGGTTGGTCGCTCCGCTCCGTCCGACCGCAGGACCTCGAGACGTTCACGCTGCCGACCGCCGGCGGTGGCACCAGCCCCGACGGGCAGGACTACGTCGAGGTGGACCGAGGGGAACTCACCGCGCTGACGATCGCCCTGCGCTCTGATGACGTCGACGGCTGGCTGGCCCACCACCGGACGGGCGCGGTCAGCGCTCGGGGCTGA
- a CDS encoding Na+/H+ antiporter subunit E encodes MTDVRRFTNARRMALAWRYDVPLVAGLTVLWALLWGNWTPLTLLCGLVVALLVTQLLPLPPVPLSARFSVLQVLRFLVVWAGYVVVASFRIAWVAVRPRGVRRSSIVLVQLHTTSEMTFTLSTIAISLVPGSYVIDQDLRRRRLLLHVLDTERVEQVDHARREALTIEALVIRAIGSKQDVSELSEPLPEVTR; translated from the coding sequence ATGACGGACGTCCGCCGGTTCACGAACGCCCGCCGGATGGCACTGGCGTGGCGCTACGACGTGCCCCTCGTCGCCGGGCTGACCGTGCTCTGGGCACTGCTCTGGGGCAACTGGACACCGCTCACCCTGCTGTGTGGGCTCGTCGTCGCGCTGCTCGTCACGCAGCTGCTGCCGTTGCCGCCGGTGCCGTTGTCCGCTCGGTTCTCCGTGCTCCAGGTGCTGCGGTTCCTCGTCGTCTGGGCCGGGTACGTCGTCGTCGCGTCGTTCCGGATCGCGTGGGTGGCGGTCCGACCCCGGGGCGTCCGGAGGAGCTCGATCGTCCTCGTCCAGCTGCACACCACGTCGGAGATGACCTTCACCCTGTCCACCATCGCGATCTCGCTCGTCCCCGGCTCGTACGTGATCGACCAGGACCTGCGCCGACGACGCCTGCTCCTGCACGTGCTCGACACCGAGCGTGTCGAGCAGGTCGACCACGCCCGCCGCGAGGCGCTGACGATCGAGGCGCTCGTGATCCGCGCGATCGGCTCGAAGCAGGACGTGTCGGAACTGTCCGAGCCGCTGCCGGAGGTGACCCGGTGA
- a CDS encoding VTT domain-containing protein, with protein MDAAEQMVLQLVGTPWAFLAVGLVLAVGSVAVFLPSQAMVVAIGTLLVGGDGGLLPVVFLVVAATIGMVLGDLGLYHLARSADLGSRSWFTRPKVSKAREAIDERYRAAPGRIAVLGRFIPMGRLTTNLVGADSGLDVRRFLLSCLLADVVWAAYCVGIAAATGGWSRDRPFLVTVLAVVASILLGLGISAVEKALRRRGEAAAAA; from the coding sequence GTGGACGCAGCAGAACAGATGGTGCTGCAGCTCGTCGGCACCCCGTGGGCGTTCCTCGCCGTCGGACTCGTGCTCGCGGTGGGCAGCGTCGCGGTGTTCCTCCCCAGTCAGGCGATGGTCGTCGCGATCGGCACGCTCCTGGTCGGCGGGGACGGCGGTCTCCTGCCGGTGGTGTTCCTCGTCGTCGCGGCGACGATCGGCATGGTGCTCGGGGACCTCGGGCTCTACCACCTGGCGCGATCCGCGGACCTCGGCTCGAGGTCGTGGTTCACCCGACCGAAGGTCAGCAAGGCACGGGAGGCGATCGACGAGCGGTACCGCGCCGCCCCAGGTCGCATCGCCGTCCTCGGTCGGTTCATCCCGATGGGACGGCTCACGACGAACCTCGTCGGCGCCGACAGCGGTCTCGACGTCCGGCGCTTCCTGCTCAGCTGCCTGCTCGCCGACGTCGTCTGGGCGGCCTACTGCGTCGGCATCGCGGCGGCCACCGGCGGGTGGAGCCGCGACCGGCCGTTCCTCGTGACCGTGCTGGCGGTCGTGGCCTCGATCCTCCTCGGGCTCGGCATCTCGGCGGTCGAGAAGGCCCTGCGCCGACGCGGTGAGGCGGCGGCTGCGGCCTGA
- the rlmC gene encoding 23S rRNA (uracil(747)-C(5))-methyltransferase RlmC: MQCDYFDRGVCRSCTLMGQPYGDQVLDKELRTRELLHDAVEAAGGPGAVEWLPAVTSPESGYRNKAKMVVGGSVQHPTVGILDERQRGVDLRHCGICTPGIQRALPVLADFVSSAGLIPYDVRQRRGELKYVLVTESPDAELMVRFVLRSEGQLPRLREHLDALRRVLPQAVVVTANLLPEHKAVTEGDREVVLTEQQTLPMRLGPVTMHLRPQSFFQTNTAVATQLYAQASSWIDEVDPVSMWDLYCGVGGFALHAARPGRAVTGIETSREAIVSAKQSAREAGLSDVRFAADDATAHALRTRPGSTPELVVVNPPRRGIGAELSGWFETSDVRHVVYSSCNPVTLARDLAAMPSFRLRRARVLDMFPQTGHLEAVTLLSRD; the protein is encoded by the coding sequence ATGCAGTGCGACTACTTCGACCGCGGGGTGTGCCGGTCGTGCACCCTGATGGGCCAGCCCTACGGCGACCAGGTGCTCGACAAGGAGCTCCGCACCCGTGAGCTCCTCCACGACGCGGTCGAGGCGGCCGGCGGCCCCGGGGCGGTCGAATGGCTGCCGGCGGTCACGAGCCCCGAGTCCGGCTACCGCAACAAGGCGAAGATGGTCGTCGGCGGTTCGGTGCAGCACCCGACGGTCGGCATCCTGGACGAGCGGCAGCGCGGGGTCGACCTGCGGCACTGCGGCATCTGCACCCCGGGCATCCAGCGCGCGCTCCCCGTGCTCGCCGACTTCGTGTCGTCGGCAGGGCTCATCCCCTACGACGTCCGGCAGCGCCGGGGCGAGCTGAAGTACGTGCTCGTCACCGAGTCGCCGGACGCCGAGCTCATGGTGCGGTTCGTCCTCCGCTCCGAGGGGCAGCTCCCGCGACTGCGCGAGCACCTCGACGCGCTCCGACGGGTCCTGCCGCAGGCGGTCGTCGTGACGGCGAACCTGCTGCCCGAGCACAAGGCCGTCACCGAGGGGGACCGGGAGGTCGTCCTCACCGAGCAGCAGACCCTCCCGATGCGCCTGGGTCCGGTGACGATGCACCTGCGCCCGCAGAGCTTCTTCCAGACGAACACCGCCGTCGCGACGCAGCTGTACGCCCAGGCGTCGTCGTGGATCGACGAGGTCGACCCGGTGTCGATGTGGGACCTGTACTGCGGTGTCGGTGGCTTCGCCCTGCACGCCGCTCGTCCGGGCCGCGCGGTCACCGGGATCGAGACGAGCCGTGAGGCAATCGTGTCCGCCAAGCAGTCCGCGCGCGAGGCGGGTCTGTCCGACGTCCGGTTCGCCGCCGACGACGCGACGGCGCACGCCCTGCGCACGCGGCCCGGTTCGACGCCGGAACTCGTCGTGGTGAACCCACCCCGGCGCGGCATCGGGGCCGAGCTGTCGGGGTGGTTCGAGACGTCGGACGTCCGTCACGTCGTCTACTCGAGCTGCAACCCGGTGACCCTCGCGCGCGACCTCGCGGCGATGCCGTCGTTCCGGCTGCGGCGGGCCCGCGTCCTCGACATGTTCCCGCAGACGGGGCACCTCGAGGCCGTCACGCTGCTCTCGCGGGACTGA
- a CDS encoding transglycosylase family protein — MKNHTRTRALVGGLAFAGIAATGVGLAAAPASAADGSTWDALAACESSGNWATNTGNGYYGGLQFTQSTWAANGGTGSPAGASRETQIAVAENVLATQGWGAWPACSAKLGLSGTSGAAPAPVQQPAAPAPAPAAPAAPAQQAAPAEQAAPAQQAAPSTPAPSATSSKPAAVATSGKTVKVVSGDTLDTIATKLGIEGGWKQLWAANTSTIDDANLIYAGQTLQLPA, encoded by the coding sequence ATGAAGAACCACACCCGAACCCGCGCCCTCGTCGGCGGACTCGCCTTCGCCGGCATCGCCGCGACGGGCGTCGGTCTCGCGGCTGCACCGGCCAGCGCGGCCGACGGCTCGACCTGGGACGCCCTGGCGGCCTGCGAGTCCAGCGGCAACTGGGCCACGAACACCGGCAATGGTTACTACGGTGGCCTGCAGTTCACGCAGAGCACCTGGGCCGCCAACGGCGGCACCGGCAGCCCGGCGGGCGCCAGCCGTGAGACGCAGATCGCGGTGGCCGAGAACGTCCTGGCCACGCAGGGCTGGGGCGCGTGGCCGGCCTGCTCCGCGAAGCTGGGCCTGAGCGGCACCAGCGGTGCGGCTCCGGCACCGGTCCAGCAGCCGGCCGCTCCGGCACCCGCCCCGGCGGCACCGGCGGCCCCCGCCCAGCAGGCGGCTCCCGCCGAGCAGGCCGCGCCCGCGCAGCAGGCGGCTCCGAGCACGCCGGCTCCGTCGGCGACCTCGAGCAAGCCGGCCGCCGTGGCCACGAGTGGCAAGACCGTCAAGGTGGTGTCCGGCGACACGCTCGACACCATCGCGACGAAGCTCGGCATCGAGGGGGGCTGGAAGCAGCTGTGGGCGGCGAACACGTCGACCATCGACGACGCCAACCTCATCTACGCGGGGCAGACCCTGCAGCTCCCGGCCTGA
- a CDS encoding Na(+)/H(+) antiporter subunit C, translating to MTVTLVLVIAMAVLFSCGVYLLLERSLTRMLLGFLLLGNALNLLLLTMSGAAGDPPIGKTADGITDPLPQAFALTAIVITFAVSAFLLALIHRSWRLSRADEVEVDEADVAIRHDRDDPADDDPELAEEDDPRARRDPKAPEDADDPHVTTPHDTDREQARP from the coding sequence ATGACCGTCACCCTCGTCCTCGTCATCGCGATGGCCGTGCTGTTCTCGTGCGGCGTCTACCTGCTCCTCGAACGCTCCCTGACCCGGATGCTGCTCGGCTTCCTCCTGCTCGGCAACGCGCTCAACCTGCTGCTGCTGACCATGTCCGGCGCCGCGGGCGACCCGCCGATCGGGAAGACCGCGGACGGCATCACCGACCCGCTCCCCCAGGCCTTCGCCCTCACCGCGATCGTCATCACCTTCGCCGTCAGCGCGTTCCTCCTCGCGCTCATCCACCGCTCCTGGCGGTTGTCCCGCGCCGACGAGGTCGAGGTGGACGAGGCCGACGTCGCGATCCGCCACGACCGGGACGACCCGGCCGACGACGACCCCGAGCTGGCGGAAGAGGACGACCCGCGTGCACGGCGCGACCCGAAGGCCCCGGAGGACGCGGACGACCCGCACGTCACCACCCCGCACGACACCGACCGAGAGCAGGCCCGCCCGTGA
- a CDS encoding Na+/H+ antiporter subunit D, with product MTSLVPLLVLVPLLGAAVALGLLRHQQLQRAITVAVLVIAVAVAVALMVLVDRHGTIVVQVGGWQAPYGISLVVDRLSALLLTVSASVLLVVLLFSIGQGLADDDEDAPVTIFYPTYLVLAAGVLDSFIAGDLFNLYVAFEMLLVASYVLITVGGSVQRVRAGTTYIITSLISSSIFLAAIGLVYGATGTVNIAQISERVADLPEHVQLLLHTMLLIGFGIKAAVFPLAFWLPDSYPTAPAPVTAVFAGLLTKVGIYAIIRLETIIFPRPQLNTVLLVVAALTMIVGVLGAVSQTDVKRLLSFTLISHIGFMVMGIGLGSVVGTAAAVFYTVHHIVVQTTLFLVSGLMERVGGTTSTRSLGGLLTAAPLLAALYLVPAFNLGGIPPFSGFIGKLGLFRAAAEDGSPLAYLTIGAGVVTSLLTLYALMRVWDAAFWRPKPAAEAAAPHASVAEPHEHLRAPEPAPVTVPEGDDRPGGSASDGARAAVVRAPAGDGSIGTLDDPTKSDTHEHGEAPSSEHARTKLPPMLVAVTTVAVLGSVALTVVAGPLYGYATRAAESLESPDRYVQAVLGGAAR from the coding sequence GTGACCTCCCTCGTCCCGCTCCTGGTCCTCGTCCCCCTGCTCGGCGCCGCCGTCGCCCTCGGCCTGCTCCGCCACCAGCAGCTGCAGCGTGCGATCACGGTCGCGGTGCTCGTCATCGCGGTCGCCGTGGCCGTGGCCCTCATGGTCCTCGTCGACCGGCACGGCACGATCGTCGTGCAGGTCGGCGGCTGGCAGGCGCCGTACGGCATCTCGCTCGTGGTCGACCGGCTGAGCGCCCTGCTCCTCACCGTGTCGGCGTCGGTGCTGCTCGTCGTCCTGCTGTTCTCGATCGGCCAGGGCCTGGCCGACGACGACGAGGACGCCCCGGTCACGATCTTCTACCCGACGTACCTCGTCCTCGCCGCGGGCGTCCTCGACTCGTTCATCGCGGGCGACCTGTTCAACCTGTACGTCGCGTTCGAGATGCTCCTGGTGGCGAGCTACGTGCTCATCACCGTCGGTGGCAGCGTGCAGCGCGTGCGGGCCGGGACGACGTACATCATCACGAGCCTCATCTCGTCGTCGATCTTCCTCGCCGCCATCGGCCTGGTCTACGGCGCGACCGGCACCGTGAACATCGCGCAGATCAGCGAACGGGTGGCCGACCTGCCCGAGCACGTCCAGCTGCTGCTCCACACGATGTTGCTCATCGGCTTCGGCATCAAGGCGGCGGTGTTCCCGCTGGCGTTCTGGCTGCCGGACTCCTACCCGACCGCCCCCGCACCGGTCACCGCGGTGTTCGCCGGCCTGCTCACGAAGGTCGGCATCTACGCGATCATCCGGCTCGAGACGATCATCTTCCCCCGGCCGCAGCTCAACACGGTCCTGCTCGTGGTCGCGGCGCTGACGATGATCGTCGGGGTGCTCGGCGCGGTGTCGCAGACCGACGTGAAACGGTTGCTGTCCTTCACCCTGATCAGCCACATCGGCTTCATGGTGATGGGCATCGGCCTCGGGTCGGTGGTCGGCACGGCGGCGGCGGTCTTCTACACGGTGCACCACATCGTCGTGCAGACCACGCTGTTCCTGGTCTCCGGGCTCATGGAGCGGGTCGGCGGCACCACCTCCACCCGTTCGCTGGGCGGCCTCCTCACGGCGGCACCCCTGCTCGCGGCCCTGTACCTGGTCCCGGCGTTCAACCTGGGCGGGATCCCGCCGTTCTCCGGCTTCATCGGCAAGCTCGGTCTGTTCCGCGCAGCGGCGGAGGACGGCTCGCCGTTGGCCTACCTGACGATCGGCGCCGGAGTCGTGACGAGCCTCCTGACCCTGTACGCGCTGATGCGCGTCTGGGACGCCGCCTTCTGGCGGCCGAAGCCCGCCGCCGAGGCCGCGGCGCCGCACGCCAGCGTCGCCGAACCGCACGAGCACCTGCGCGCGCCGGAACCCGCCCCCGTCACCGTGCCGGAGGGCGACGACCGGCCGGGAGGCTCCGCCAGCGATGGTGCGCGGGCCGCGGTCGTGCGCGCCCCGGCCGGGGACGGCTCGATCGGTACGCTCGACGACCCGACGAAGTCGGACACGCACGAGCACGGCGAGGCGCCGTCGTCCGAGCACGCCCGGACGAAACTGCCCCCGATGCTCGTCGCCGTGACGACCGTGGCGGTGCTCGGGTCCGTCGCCCTGACGGTCGTCGCCGGACCGCTCTACGGCTACGCGACCCGCGCCGCCGAGTCGCTCGAGTCCCCGGACCGCTACGTGCAGGCCGTGCTCGGGGGTGCGGCACGATGA
- a CDS encoding SMP-30/gluconolactonase/LRE family protein, whose product MPAPSLTDLVPDPTALETLDTGSTWAEGPCWIPATRTLRWSDIPGDRVLQWSAADGAVTEYATGVEFTNGRTLDRDGSVVQCSHGLRRVERDRDGTVTPVTTSWGAVRFNSPNDVVVTRDGSVWFTDPAYGITQPREGHPGAREYGDHWVFRCGPDGEDLRPVVLDVDEPNGLAFSPDERVLYVASSDRARPVIRAYDVVTDGDAAPGLPGVRVKNGRDLVRFAPGEGVPDGIRVDEGGRLWSSSAVGVFVHTADGTRIGTVPVPEVVANLCFGGDDGRTLFVTATTSVHRIRTTTRDAARR is encoded by the coding sequence GTGCCCGCGCCGAGCCTCACCGACCTCGTCCCCGACCCGACCGCGCTCGAGACGCTCGACACCGGCAGCACGTGGGCGGAGGGGCCCTGCTGGATCCCCGCCACCCGCACGCTCCGCTGGTCCGACATCCCCGGGGACCGTGTCCTGCAGTGGTCGGCGGCGGACGGCGCCGTCACGGAGTACGCCACGGGGGTCGAGTTCACCAACGGCCGGACGCTCGACCGCGACGGCTCGGTGGTGCAGTGCTCGCACGGGCTCCGGCGCGTCGAGCGCGACCGGGACGGCACCGTCACGCCGGTGACCACGAGCTGGGGTGCGGTCCGCTTCAACTCCCCGAACGACGTCGTCGTCACGCGGGACGGCAGCGTCTGGTTCACCGACCCGGCGTACGGCATCACGCAGCCGCGCGAGGGACACCCGGGCGCGCGGGAGTACGGCGACCACTGGGTGTTCCGCTGCGGGCCGGACGGCGAGGACCTCCGGCCGGTCGTGCTCGACGTCGACGAACCGAACGGACTGGCCTTTTCGCCCGACGAGCGGGTGCTCTACGTCGCCAGTTCCGACCGAGCCCGGCCGGTGATCCGGGCCTACGACGTGGTGACGGACGGCGACGCCGCTCCCGGCCTGCCCGGCGTCCGGGTCAAGAACGGCCGCGACCTCGTGCGCTTCGCGCCGGGTGAGGGTGTGCCGGACGGCATCCGCGTCGACGAGGGGGGCCGGCTGTGGTCGTCCTCCGCCGTCGGGGTGTTCGTGCACACCGCGGACGGCACGCGCATCGGCACGGTCCCCGTGCCCGAGGTCGTCGCGAACCTCTGTTTCGGCGGCGACGACGGCCGCACCCTCTTCGTCACCGCGACGACCTCGGTGCACCGCATCCGGACCACGACCCGGGACGCCGCCCGCCGCTGA
- a CDS encoding Na+/H+ antiporter subunit A — protein sequence MPRLSTVLIAFGVIALVVPALTPLLGRRVFFVAALAPVAAAVLTLTQTRSALETGVTERVRWIPQLALDLAFRVDALSWVLALVVTAVGALVLVYCASYFPDDEPGLGRFAGVLTAFAGSMYGLVIADDVIVLFVLWEATTVFSYLLIGHDAVKRASRAAAMQALVVTTAGGLAMLAGLVVVSVAAGTTSLSGIIAAPPTGTAVSVSVVLVLVGALTKSAIVPFHFWLPAAMAAPTPVSAYLHAAAMVKAGIYLVARLAPAFALLDGWRETITVLGVLGMLVGGYRALRQTDLKLLLAYGTVAQLGFLVLASGWGVPELALGGVVLLVAHATFKSTLFLVVGTVDHVAGTRDLWKLSGVGRRLPWLAAVAVLALASMSGIPPLIGFVAKEAVLTGFVEELHSADAGWAWVALVGVTLGSVLTVAYSCRFFWGTFARKSGVPQTEPHALHGLGVVPSVLGVTGLVLGLATPFVAHGFESAAAAARHGSGEVPHLALWHGLEPALGISALTLVGGAVLFLLRTRVEAVQHRLAGSPSASANYRRMMRGLDRFATWLTAGLQRGSLPYYLTVILSVFVAGAIANLVVGGPWSFHVRFADTWGQIPVVLVMSAAAVAVLAAKTRFAAAVLVGVTGYGTAMLFLLHGAVDLALTQLVVETVTLIAFVLVLRRLPPRIGTANPSRFRVLRALFAALAGITLAIVVIVAASARTAEPLWPDLPALTSSFGHGLNVVNVALVDLRGWDTLGELTVVVAAATGVASLIFVNSREDTLPRLRDMPSSVASGDDRADGEPRAWLPTSAAIPTGRSALLDIVVRLLFHGLIVLSLYLLFAGHNSAGGGFAGGLVAGIALAARYLAGGPAELGAAAPIRAGRLLGLGVATAAVTAIVPMVAGKEALYSEFFEATVPVLGHVEFVTATFFDIGVYLVVVGLVLDVLRSLGAEVDRQRIADRRTTGTDTATADTMEGTNA from the coding sequence GTGCCCCGCTTGTCCACCGTCCTCATCGCGTTCGGCGTCATCGCACTCGTCGTCCCCGCACTCACCCCCCTGCTGGGGCGCCGCGTCTTCTTCGTCGCCGCCCTCGCCCCCGTGGCCGCCGCGGTCCTCACCCTGACGCAGACCCGGTCCGCCCTCGAGACCGGCGTCACCGAGCGGGTGCGCTGGATCCCCCAACTCGCCCTCGACCTGGCGTTCCGGGTCGACGCGCTGTCGTGGGTGCTCGCGCTCGTGGTCACCGCGGTCGGAGCCCTCGTGCTCGTCTACTGCGCGTCGTACTTCCCCGACGACGAGCCCGGACTCGGTCGGTTCGCCGGCGTGCTGACCGCCTTCGCCGGGTCGATGTACGGCCTCGTGATCGCCGACGACGTCATCGTGCTGTTCGTCCTGTGGGAGGCCACGACGGTCTTCTCGTACCTGCTCATCGGGCACGACGCCGTCAAGCGTGCCAGTCGCGCTGCGGCCATGCAGGCGCTCGTGGTCACCACGGCCGGCGGGCTCGCGATGCTGGCCGGCCTGGTCGTCGTGTCCGTCGCCGCCGGCACCACCTCGCTGTCGGGGATCATCGCCGCACCGCCGACCGGCACCGCCGTGTCGGTGTCCGTGGTGCTCGTGCTCGTCGGCGCACTGACGAAGTCCGCGATCGTCCCCTTCCACTTCTGGCTGCCCGCAGCGATGGCCGCGCCGACCCCGGTCAGCGCCTACCTGCACGCCGCCGCGATGGTCAAGGCCGGCATCTACCTGGTCGCCCGGCTCGCTCCGGCGTTCGCGCTGCTCGACGGGTGGCGCGAGACGATCACCGTCCTCGGGGTGCTGGGCATGCTCGTCGGCGGGTACCGGGCCCTCCGCCAGACCGACCTCAAGCTCCTGCTCGCCTACGGGACGGTCGCCCAGCTCGGGTTCCTCGTGCTCGCGAGCGGGTGGGGCGTGCCGGAACTCGCCCTCGGCGGGGTCGTGCTCCTCGTCGCCCACGCCACGTTCAAGTCGACCCTGTTCCTGGTCGTCGGCACGGTCGACCACGTCGCCGGCACCCGTGACCTCTGGAAGCTCAGCGGTGTGGGGCGTCGGCTGCCGTGGCTCGCGGCCGTCGCGGTGCTCGCGCTCGCCTCGATGTCGGGCATCCCACCGCTCATCGGTTTCGTCGCGAAGGAGGCCGTGCTCACCGGGTTCGTCGAGGAGCTGCACAGTGCCGACGCCGGGTGGGCCTGGGTCGCACTGGTCGGGGTCACGCTCGGCTCCGTCCTGACGGTGGCGTACTCCTGCCGGTTCTTCTGGGGCACCTTCGCGCGGAAGTCCGGCGTCCCGCAGACCGAGCCGCACGCACTGCACGGCCTGGGCGTCGTCCCGTCGGTGCTCGGCGTCACGGGCCTCGTGCTCGGGCTCGCGACCCCGTTCGTCGCGCACGGCTTCGAGTCCGCCGCGGCCGCAGCACGGCACGGCTCCGGCGAGGTCCCGCACCTGGCGCTCTGGCACGGTCTCGAACCGGCTCTCGGCATCTCGGCGCTGACCCTCGTCGGCGGCGCCGTCCTCTTCCTGCTCCGCACCCGCGTCGAGGCCGTGCAGCACCGCCTGGCGGGCTCCCCGTCGGCGTCCGCGAACTACCGCCGGATGATGCGCGGCCTGGACCGTTTCGCGACCTGGCTCACCGCCGGTCTCCAGCGCGGCTCGCTCCCCTACTACCTCACCGTCATCCTGTCGGTCTTCGTCGCCGGCGCCATCGCGAACCTCGTGGTCGGCGGTCCGTGGTCGTTCCACGTCCGCTTCGCCGACACCTGGGGGCAGATCCCCGTGGTCCTCGTGATGTCGGCCGCCGCGGTCGCCGTCCTCGCCGCGAAGACCCGGTTCGCCGCGGCCGTCCTGGTCGGCGTGACGGGCTACGGCACCGCGATGCTCTTCCTGCTGCACGGCGCCGTCGACCTCGCGCTCACGCAGCTCGTCGTCGAGACCGTGACGCTGATCGCCTTCGTGCTCGTGCTCCGTCGGCTGCCCCCGCGCATCGGAACCGCCAACCCCTCGCGCTTCCGCGTGCTCCGGGCCCTCTTCGCCGCCCTGGCCGGCATCACCCTCGCGATCGTGGTCATCGTCGCCGCCTCCGCCCGTACCGCCGAACCGCTCTGGCCGGACCTGCCCGCGCTGACGAGCTCCTTCGGGCACGGACTCAACGTGGTCAACGTCGCCCTGGTCGACCTGCGTGGCTGGGACACGCTCGGCGAGCTCACCGTCGTGGTCGCCGCGGCGACGGGCGTCGCGAGCCTCATCTTCGTGAACTCCCGCGAGGACACCCTGCCCCGCCTCCGGGACATGCCCTCGTCGGTCGCGAGCGGCGACGACCGGGCCGACGGCGAACCCCGCGCGTGGCTCCCGACGAGCGCCGCGATCCCGACCGGACGCTCCGCGCTGCTCGACATCGTCGTCCGCCTGCTGTTCCACGGGCTCATCGTGCTGTCGCTGTACCTGCTGTTCGCCGGCCACAACTCGGCCGGTGGTGGTTTCGCCGGTGGTCTGGTCGCCGGCATCGCCCTCGCCGCCCGGTACCTGGCGGGCGGTCCGGCCGAACTCGGTGCGGCCGCCCCCATCCGGGCCGGCCGTCTCCTCGGGCTCGGGGTCGCCACCGCGGCCGTCACCGCGATCGTGCCGATGGTCGCCGGCAAGGAGGCGCTCTACTCCGAGTTCTTCGAGGCGACCGTCCCGGTGCTCGGGCACGTCGAGTTCGTCACCGCGACGTTCTTCGACATCGGCGTCTACCTCGTCGTGGTCGGGCTCGTGCTCGACGTCCTCCGCTCGCTCGGGGCCGAGGTCGACCGCCAGCGCATCGCGGACCGTCGCACCACCGGCACCGACACCGCCACCGCTGACACCATGGAGGGAACCAACGCATGA
- the mnhG gene encoding monovalent cation/H(+) antiporter subunit G translates to MTEMTDMLQAFLDDAGIRAWIALALLLVGASLSLAAAIGIVRFPDPLVRLHAMAKPQVLGLACCLAAVVVAVWTWTVLWVVLPALVFQLALVPVSTHMIARAGLRSGDYRHEDLLVDDTE, encoded by the coding sequence ATGACCGAGATGACGGACATGCTGCAGGCGTTCCTCGACGACGCCGGCATCCGCGCGTGGATCGCCCTCGCACTGCTCCTCGTGGGGGCCTCGCTGTCCCTCGCCGCGGCGATCGGCATCGTGCGCTTCCCGGACCCGCTGGTCCGGCTGCACGCGATGGCGAAGCCCCAGGTGCTCGGGCTGGCCTGCTGCCTGGCGGCGGTCGTCGTCGCCGTCTGGACGTGGACGGTGCTCTGGGTGGTGCTGCCGGCGCTGGTGTTCCAGCTGGCGCTCGTGCCGGTGTCGACGCACATGATCGCCCGCGCCGGGTTGCGTTCGGGCGACTACCGGCACGAGGACCTGCTGGTGGACGACACCGAGTGA